A single region of the Labeo rohita strain BAU-BD-2019 chromosome 3, IGBB_LRoh.1.0, whole genome shotgun sequence genome encodes:
- the suz12a gene encoding polycomb protein suz12-A, producing the protein MAPQKHGSGGNGFYANSTSKAANGGAHVSSGVVMTAIKRPKMEQVQADHELFLQAFEKPTQIYRFLRTRNLIAPIFLHRSLTYMSHRNSRTNSKRKCFSVNDLLFKVEKSKVDQESHNMASNLQLTFTGFFHKTEKPLQNSENEENSVSVEVLLVKVCHKKRKDVSCPVRQVPTGKKQVPLNPDSSQTKLGAFPTLMVPSHEFEPSNSHMVKSYSLLFRVSRPGGRELNGMTTRDTNVMEELSNRKKRYCSNQDDGETTFVAQMTVFDKNRRLQLLDGEYEVSMQEMEESPVGKKRATWETILDGKWLPPFETFSQGPTLQFTLRWTNDMADRGTAPVAKPLATRNSESSTVDSSKPSNVKPPQAVAVNDSVGADLPVRREQTHVEPRQKLRVYYQFLYNNNTRQQTEARDDLHCPWCTLNCRKLYSLLKHLKLSHSRFIFNYVPHPKGARIDVSINECYDGSYVGNPQDIHCQPGFAFSRNGPVKRTPVTHFLVCRPKRSKPSLSEFLESEDGEQEQQRTYISGHNRLYFHSDSCMPLRPQEMEVDSEDERDPAWLREKTVMQIDEFTDVNEGEKEVMKLWNLHVMKHGFIADNQMNQACMLFVEQHGTTIIKKNLCRNVLLHLVSMHDFGLVNTVTIDKAMAHLRDLNQQKDGQEQPKTQDSADGEASVSNVVKTQNH; encoded by the exons ATGGCTCCACAAAAGCACGGATCTGGTGGAAACGGATTTTATGCCAACAGCACGAGTAAAGCAGCTAATGGAGGAGCTCACGTATCGTCCGGTGTTGTGATGACTGCAATCAAACGACCCAAGATGGAGCAGGTCCAAGCGGACCACGAACTCTTCCTGCAAGCCTTTGAGA AACCAACTCAAATATACAGATTTCTTCGCACAAGGAATCTCATAGCA CCAATCTTCCTGCACAGATCTCTTACATACATGTCCCACAGAAACTCAAGAACAAattcaaaaag aaaatgcttTAGTGTGAACGACCTGCTGTTCAAAGTAGAGAAGTCGAAAGTGGATCAGGAGTCTCACAA CATGGCGTCAAACCTGCAGCTCACCTTTACAGGATTCTTTCATAAAACTG AGAAGCCATTGCAGAACTCGGAGAATGAAGAAAACTCAGTGTCTGTGGAAGTGCTGCTTGTCAAGGTCTGCCACAAGAAGAGAAAG GATGTTAGTTGTCCAGTAAGGCAAGTGCCTACAGGTAAAAAGCAGGTGCCTCTGAACCCAGACAGCAGTCAGACCAAGCTGGGAGCTTTCCCCACACTCATGGTGCCCAGCCATGAGTTTGAACCCAGTAACAGCCACATGGTGAAGTCCTACTCCCTTCTGTTCAGAGTGTCTCGTCCAGGGGGGAGAGAGCTCAACGGCATGACCACCAGAGATACCA ATGTCATGGAAGAGCTGTCTAACAGGAAGAAGAGATACTGCTCTAATCAGGATGATGGAGAAACTACATTTGTGGCGCAAATGACTGTTTTTGATAAAAACAG ACGCCTCCAGCTTTTGGATGGCGAGTATGAAGTCTCCATGCAGGAGATGGAGGAGAGTCCTGTAGGCAAGAAAAGGGCAACGTGGGAAACCATACTAGATGGAAAG TGGCTTCCACCCTTTGAGACCTTTTCTCAGGGACCCACGCTGCAGTTCACTTTGCGCTGGACCAATGACATGGCTGACAGAGGAACGGCACCAGTGGCCAAACCTCTTGCCACACGCAATTCTGAGTCGAGTACAGTGGACAGTAGCAAGCCTAGCAATGTAAAGCCTCCACAGGCAGTAG CTGTTAATGATTCAGTTGGTGCTGATCTACCAGTAAGAAGAGAACAAACTCATGTTGAACCTCGTCAGAAACTACGTGTTTATTATCAG TTCCTGTATAACAATAACACACGGCAGCAGACGGAGGCCAGAGATGACCTGCACTGTCCCTGGTGCACGTTGAACTGCCGTAAGCTCTACAGCCTCCTCAAGCACCTCAAACTCTCCCACAGCCGCTTCATCTTCAACTATGTG CCTCATCCTAAAGGAGCCAGGATAGATGTGTCGATTAATGAATGCTATGATGGCTCTTACGTTGGCAACCCTCAGGACATCCACTGCCAGCCTGGCTTTGCTTTTAGCCGTAACGGCCCAGTGAAGAGGACTCCCGTTACACACTTCCTTGTCTGCAG GCCCAAGCGCTCAAAGCCCAGTCTCTCTGAGTTCCTGGAGTCGGAGGATGGAGAACAGGAGCAGCAGCGGACGTACATCAGCGGCCACAACCGCCTGTACTTCCACAGCGACAGCTGCATGCCGCTTAGACCACAGGAAATGGAAGTGGACAGTGAGGACGAGAGGGACCCGGCGTGGCTCAGGGAGAAGACTGTTATG CAAATTGATGAATTCACGGATGTCAatgagggagagaaagaggtgATGAAACTGTGGAACCTGCACGTAATGAAACATGG ATTCATAGCTGACAACCAAATGAATCAGGCCTGCATGTTGTTTGTGGAACAGCACGGCACCACCATCATCAAAAAGAATCTGTGCCGGAACGTCCTGCTCCATCTGGTCAGCATGCACGACTTTGGCTTAGTAAATACAGTGACCATAGATAAGGCCATGGCTCACCTGAGAGATCTGAATCAGCAAAAAGACGGCCAGGAGCAGCCCAAAACGCAAGACAGTGCTGATGGTGAAGCCAGCGTATCAAATGTAGTCAAGACCCAGAATCACTGA